Proteins from a genomic interval of Psychrobacter fulvigenes:
- a CDS encoding ABC transporter ATP-binding protein — protein sequence MMQANDLRLTFNPGTPIENPALRGIDLNIADGEFVTVIGTNGAGKSTFLNAVSGTTRVDSGSILLNGIDVTKKTAHQRAHWVARVFQDPMAGTCEALTIEENMALAYKRGGKRSLKFALNSNNRELFRERLSVLKLGLEHRLSDRMGLLSGGQRQAVSLLMASLQPSKILLLDEHTAALDPKTAAFVLELTDKIVTDNQLTTMMVTHSMQQALAHGTRTVMLHQGQVVLDVAGDDRKGMTVHDLLDMFEQTRGEKVEDDSLILS from the coding sequence ATGATGCAAGCCAATGATTTGCGCCTGACCTTTAACCCAGGTACGCCCATCGAAAACCCTGCACTGCGTGGTATTGATTTAAACATTGCTGACGGTGAGTTTGTCACCGTCATTGGCACTAATGGCGCGGGTAAATCGACGTTTTTGAATGCGGTAAGCGGTACGACCCGTGTCGATAGTGGCTCAATATTACTCAATGGCATCGATGTAACCAAAAAAACCGCTCACCAACGTGCCCATTGGGTCGCACGTGTGTTCCAAGATCCGATGGCTGGTACTTGCGAGGCACTAACCATTGAAGAAAACATGGCGCTTGCGTATAAGCGCGGTGGCAAGCGCAGCTTGAAATTTGCACTCAATTCAAACAACCGTGAGCTGTTTAGAGAGAGGCTGTCAGTCCTTAAGCTGGGTTTGGAACATCGTTTATCCGACCGCATGGGTCTATTGTCTGGTGGGCAACGCCAAGCAGTGAGTTTGTTGATGGCGTCATTGCAACCCTCTAAGATTTTGCTGCTTGATGAGCATACTGCCGCGCTGGATCCAAAAACCGCTGCTTTCGTTTTAGAGCTGACCGATAAGATCGTCACTGACAATCAGCTGACGACCATGATGGTTACTCACTCCATGCAACAAGCACTGGCACATGGCACGCGTACCGTGATGCTGCATCAAGGACAGGTGGTGCTTGATGTGGCAGGTGATGATCGTAAAGGCATGACCGTACACGACCTGCTCGATATGTTTGAGCAAACACGCGGTGAGAAGGTTGAAGATGACAGTTTAATTTTGAGTTAG
- a CDS encoding RNA-guided endonuclease InsQ/TnpB family protein codes for MKTLKLRIKDKHATQLNTLAGSVNFVWNYVNDLSFKHLQRTGHFFSAYDIAAYVKGSGELLNLHSQTLQAITETHAKSRKQFNKAKLNWRTNNPKAKRKSLGWIPFKKTAIKYLGVKKVGKKSLKSTIQFSLAKGQKLTIDVWDSYNLALYSINTCELVQDSRGLWYACVTVKEFPNNKCGSGKVGIDLGCKESAISSQGDKLTIKQTQKWAKKLAIAQRANNKKRVKAVHAKIKNTRQDLIHKLTSKLSKDNNVIVVGKLQSHSFTRGNLAKSVYDAGWFEIKRQLTYKCKHAGCHYIEVNESYTTQTCSCCGSRQNSPKGRTELGIREWWCECGVTHDRDINAAKNILALGLERLAVGIPSV; via the coding sequence ATGAAAACACTCAAGCTACGCATCAAAGACAAACATGCTACCCAATTAAATACATTGGCGGGATCGGTCAATTTTGTGTGGAACTATGTGAATGACTTGAGCTTTAAACACCTTCAACGTACAGGACATTTCTTTTCAGCTTACGACATCGCAGCTTATGTGAAAGGCAGTGGCGAGCTTCTAAACCTGCACAGTCAAACTTTGCAAGCCATCACCGAAACCCATGCCAAAAGTCGCAAACAGTTCAACAAAGCCAAGCTCAACTGGCGCACCAACAACCCTAAAGCCAAGCGCAAGAGTTTGGGCTGGATACCCTTTAAAAAGACCGCTATTAAATATCTCGGTGTTAAAAAAGTGGGTAAGAAAAGTCTTAAATCCACCATTCAATTTAGTCTTGCTAAAGGTCAAAAACTGACGATTGATGTATGGGACAGCTATAACCTTGCCCTCTATAGTATTAATACCTGTGAGCTGGTACAGGACAGTCGTGGTCTTTGGTATGCCTGTGTCACCGTTAAGGAATTTCCAAACAACAAGTGTGGTAGTGGTAAAGTCGGCATTGATTTGGGCTGTAAAGAATCAGCCATTAGCAGCCAAGGCGATAAACTCACCATCAAGCAAACGCAAAAATGGGCTAAAAAGCTCGCTATTGCCCAAAGAGCAAATAATAAAAAGCGGGTTAAGGCTGTTCATGCCAAAATCAAAAACACCCGCCAAGACCTGATCCATAAACTCACATCGAAACTAAGCAAAGATAACAACGTGATTGTCGTTGGCAAACTTCAATCACACTCATTCACTCGGGGCAACCTTGCCAAGTCTGTCTATGACGCAGGTTGGTTTGAAATAAAACGACAACTGACCTACAAATGCAAGCATGCAGGTTGCCATTATATTGAGGTGAATGAAAGCTACACCACCCAAACCTGTTCGTGTTGCGGCTCACGCCAAAACAGTCCGAAAGGTAGGACAGAGCTTGGAATAAGAGAATGGTGGTGTGAGTGCGGTGTCACTCATGACCGCGATATCAATGCGGCAAAAAACATTCTCGCGCTCGGGCTTGAGCGTCTAGCGGTAGGAATCCCCTCCGTTTAA
- a CDS encoding ABC transporter substrate-binding protein translates to MLYQNRFAKALLWGGVCTAILTGCNQSVQETTDAASGDTATDVKTVAITAIVEHPALDDVRKGVIDELNEAGFTDGENLTINFQSAQGNTATAGQIAKQFVADSPDVIVAIATPSAQSVAAATSSIPLVFSAVTDPVAAKLVPKLDGSGTNVTGASDALPYEPQIELMRQIIPDLKNVGYVYSPGEVNSTIVLKALKENLAPLGIDVHEAPAQRSNDIAMAARSLEGKVDMIYTSTDNNVVSAYESLFQIAKESKIPLIASDTSSVARGAVAALGVDYYVLGRETGKIVVRILNGENAGEIPVYTPQNLDLYVSPKNAEAEGITLPQAVIDRAKEVVE, encoded by the coding sequence ATGTTGTACCAAAATCGTTTTGCCAAGGCTCTGTTATGGGGCGGCGTTTGTACCGCTATCTTGACTGGTTGCAACCAATCAGTACAAGAGACCACTGATGCTGCATCTGGTGACACAGCTACTGATGTGAAGACCGTTGCTATTACTGCCATTGTTGAACATCCAGCACTTGATGATGTGCGCAAAGGTGTCATCGATGAGCTAAATGAAGCAGGTTTTACAGACGGTGAAAACTTAACGATTAACTTCCAAAGTGCACAGGGTAACACCGCTACAGCAGGACAGATTGCCAAGCAGTTTGTGGCGGACTCTCCAGATGTAATCGTCGCTATCGCCACACCTTCAGCTCAGTCTGTTGCCGCCGCAACCAGTAGCATTCCATTGGTGTTTTCAGCAGTTACCGATCCGGTAGCAGCCAAATTGGTACCTAAGCTTGATGGCTCTGGCACTAACGTTACAGGTGCATCCGATGCCCTACCGTATGAGCCACAAATCGAGCTTATGCGCCAGATTATTCCAGATCTAAAAAACGTTGGTTATGTTTATAGCCCAGGTGAAGTAAACTCAACCATCGTCTTAAAAGCATTGAAAGAAAACCTAGCGCCACTCGGTATCGATGTACATGAGGCACCAGCTCAGCGTAGTAATGACATCGCTATGGCAGCACGTAGTCTAGAAGGTAAGGTCGATATGATCTATACCTCAACGGATAACAACGTCGTATCAGCCTATGAGTCACTGTTCCAAATCGCTAAAGAAAGTAAGATTCCCCTCATTGCCTCTGACACCAGCTCAGTTGCCCGCGGTGCTGTTGCCGCATTAGGGGTCGACTATTACGTGCTTGGTCGCGAAACAGGGAAAATCGTCGTACGTATCCTGAATGGTGAAAATGCAGGTGAGATACCTGTTTATACACCGCAGAATCTTGATTTGTATGTCAGTCCAAAAAATGCTGAGGCAGAAGGCATTACCTTGCCACAAGCAGTTATCGATAGAGCAAAAGAAGTGGTAGAATAA
- a CDS encoding ABC transporter permease — translation MSLIAFFGALESGLIYGLVALGVLISFRTLDFPDLTADGSFPLGGAVAGISIIAGINPWLACLFGMLAGSVAGIVTAWLHVKLGILQLLASILVMVALYSVNLRIMGAPNLPLLGETTVFSTLVNDGNGFWMRCLIIGVVVILAKLFLDWFYSTESGLSMRATGSNLRMAQAQGINTSWMTVIGMAISNGLIALAGALFVQTQGGADISIGIGTIVIGLAAVIIGETIIPAKRIWLITFAVILGAVLYKLFIQVALSSDTLRSIGFGPQDLNLITALLVVVALVLPKAKTKFLSKKRRKSTSF, via the coding sequence ATGTCTTTAATTGCTTTTTTTGGTGCGCTTGAAAGTGGTCTGATTTATGGCCTTGTGGCTCTAGGCGTCCTCATCTCATTTCGTACGCTCGATTTTCCTGACTTGACAGCCGACGGTAGCTTTCCGTTAGGTGGCGCGGTCGCTGGCATATCCATTATAGCGGGTATCAATCCTTGGCTTGCTTGTCTCTTTGGCATGTTGGCAGGTTCGGTGGCAGGTATCGTCACCGCATGGCTACATGTCAAGCTTGGTATCTTACAGCTACTGGCCAGTATTTTGGTCATGGTAGCGCTTTACTCTGTCAACCTACGCATCATGGGGGCGCCAAACTTACCTTTGTTGGGTGAGACCACTGTGTTTAGTACCTTGGTTAATGACGGTAACGGCTTTTGGATGCGTTGTCTCATCATTGGTGTGGTGGTGATACTGGCGAAGTTATTCTTAGATTGGTTTTATAGTACTGAATCTGGTCTATCTATGCGCGCCACTGGTTCTAACCTGCGCATGGCTCAGGCACAAGGCATCAACACCTCATGGATGACGGTCATTGGTATGGCAATCTCTAACGGTCTGATTGCTTTAGCAGGGGCGCTGTTTGTACAGACTCAAGGTGGGGCAGATATCTCTATCGGTATCGGTACCATTGTCATTGGTTTGGCAGCAGTCATCATTGGTGAAACCATCATTCCCGCCAAGCGTATTTGGCTGATTACTTTTGCCGTTATACTTGGCGCAGTACTTTATAAGTTATTTATTCAGGTTGCGCTATCAAGTGATACGCTGCGTAGTATTGGCTTTGGTCCACAGGATCTGAACTTGATTACAGCGCTACTTGTGGTAGTCGCATTGGTATTGCCAAAGGCCAAGACCAAGTTTTTATCAAAAAAGCGCCGTAAATCCACGTCCTTCTAG
- the fabG gene encoding 3-oxoacyl-ACP reductase FabG, which translates to MRLKNKIAVITGASQGIGKQTAQTFLREGATVINLDIGDAKWQQENLHFKSADVTDRERLKTVVDEIAETFGRIDILVNNAGVTKDALLHKMTEEMWDRVIDVNLKGTFNVTQLIGPMMMAQGSGSIVNISSIVGEDGNIGQTNYAATKAGVIAMAKTWAKEFSRKGAAVRVNVVAPGFANTDLMKTIPDKVLNPIREKTMLGRLAEPQEIANGVLFLASDDASFITGQVLSINGGLRF; encoded by the coding sequence ATGAGACTAAAAAATAAAATTGCGGTTATCACAGGTGCCAGCCAAGGTATTGGTAAGCAAACCGCGCAAACCTTTTTGAGAGAAGGGGCGACGGTTATAAATTTGGATATAGGTGATGCAAAGTGGCAGCAAGAAAACCTGCACTTCAAATCAGCCGATGTGACCGATAGAGAGCGTCTAAAAACAGTGGTCGATGAGATTGCAGAGACCTTTGGGCGTATCGATATCTTGGTCAATAACGCTGGAGTCACTAAAGACGCACTGCTGCATAAAATGACTGAAGAAATGTGGGATAGGGTGATTGATGTCAATTTAAAAGGCACTTTCAACGTGACTCAGCTGATAGGCCCTATGATGATGGCGCAAGGGTCAGGCTCTATTGTGAATATCAGCTCAATAGTCGGCGAAGATGGCAATATTGGTCAAACCAACTATGCGGCGACAAAAGCGGGCGTCATTGCCATGGCAAAGACGTGGGCAAAAGAGTTTTCGAGAAAAGGCGCAGCGGTACGGGTCAATGTGGTTGCTCCAGGTTTTGCCAATACGGACTTAATGAAAACCATACCTGATAAGGTTTTAAATCCGATTCGTGAGAAAACCATGCTTGGGCGCTTAGCGGAACCGCAAGAGATAGCAAACGGTGTATTATTTTTGGCAAGCGATGACGCTTCCTTTATAACAGGCCAAGTCTTAAGTATTAATGGCGGGCTGCGGTTTTAA
- the metG gene encoding methionine--tRNA ligase gives MREILVTSALPYANGDIHLGHLVEYIQTDIWARAMKAQGHQVTYVCADDAHGTAIMLKAEENGITPEEQISSVKAAHEADFAKFLIEFDNYHTTHSEENKHFSELIYRRLNSAGHISTHDVKQLFDPEKQLFLADRFVKGTCPECNSPDQYGDNCEVCGTTYDATDLKDPHSTLSNATPVLKTSKHYFFNLPEFEQFLKQWTRSENRLQTSVVNKLQEWFDAGLASWDISRDAPYFGFQIPDTPSDEPDKYFYVWLDAPVGYMASFKNLCDKRMGSENELDFDRYWMQENENKTEVYHFIGKDIVYFHALFWPAMLAGSEFRTPTGVFAHGFLMVNGEKMSKSRGTFIKAETYAEHLHPEYLRYYFASKLTDKVEDINLDLEDFMQKVNSDLVGKVVNIASRSAGFIVKKYDGMLSEVCVESELLEDITKTGDEIAAAYENREFSRAMRLIMQCADKANEYIDEKKPWSLAKQEGTEQEVQDVCSVAINIFRQLMVYLAPVLPELTANAKGFLNIDDLSFASHNEWLLGHKINKFKPLMQRIEEKDVTAMIEASKASLAQADASVANDSVANNDSKTAAKSTPPVTTDADQADHIGIEDFAKVEMKVAHVLECSHVEGADKLLQLTLDVGEDKPRNVFSGIRKFYEPEQLVDKKVICVTNLAPRKMKFGVSEGMVLSTGDPKTGLTVVTLPDACVVGDKLA, from the coding sequence GTGCGTGAGATTCTAGTAACCAGTGCGCTGCCATATGCCAATGGCGATATTCATTTGGGGCATCTTGTAGAATATATTCAAACCGATATTTGGGCGCGTGCGATGAAAGCACAAGGCCATCAAGTCACCTATGTCTGCGCGGATGATGCACACGGTACAGCCATCATGCTCAAGGCCGAAGAAAATGGCATCACCCCTGAAGAGCAAATTTCATCGGTCAAAGCAGCACATGAAGCCGATTTTGCCAAATTTTTGATTGAGTTTGATAATTATCACACCACCCATTCAGAAGAAAACAAGCACTTCTCCGAGCTGATCTATCGTAGGCTTAATAGTGCTGGGCATATCTCGACTCATGATGTGAAGCAACTGTTTGATCCTGAGAAACAGCTGTTTTTGGCAGATCGATTTGTCAAAGGCACCTGTCCTGAATGTAATTCGCCAGATCAATACGGTGATAACTGTGAAGTATGCGGTACCACTTATGATGCGACAGATCTCAAAGACCCGCATTCAACACTATCTAATGCCACGCCTGTTCTAAAAACTTCTAAGCATTATTTCTTTAATCTGCCCGAATTTGAGCAGTTTTTAAAACAGTGGACGCGTAGTGAAAATCGTCTGCAAACATCGGTGGTCAATAAACTACAAGAGTGGTTTGATGCAGGTCTTGCCAGCTGGGATATCTCGCGTGATGCGCCCTACTTTGGCTTTCAGATTCCAGATACCCCAAGCGATGAGCCAGACAAATATTTTTATGTGTGGCTAGATGCACCTGTCGGCTATATGGCGAGCTTCAAAAACTTATGCGACAAACGCATGGGCAGCGAAAACGAATTGGACTTTGATCGTTATTGGATGCAAGAAAACGAAAATAAAACCGAGGTCTATCACTTTATTGGTAAAGACATCGTTTACTTCCATGCGTTGTTTTGGCCAGCCATGCTTGCAGGGAGTGAGTTCCGTACGCCAACTGGTGTCTTCGCTCATGGCTTTTTGATGGTTAATGGCGAAAAGATGAGTAAATCACGCGGCACTTTTATCAAGGCCGAAACTTACGCCGAGCATTTGCATCCTGAATACTTACGCTATTACTTTGCCAGCAAGCTCACTGATAAAGTCGAAGATATCAACCTAGATCTAGAAGACTTCATGCAAAAGGTCAACTCTGACTTGGTTGGTAAGGTAGTCAACATTGCCAGTCGCAGTGCCGGCTTTATTGTCAAAAAATACGACGGCATGCTGTCAGAGGTTTGCGTAGAGTCAGAGTTATTAGAAGACATTACCAAAACGGGTGATGAGATCGCCGCTGCTTATGAGAATCGCGAATTCTCCCGTGCGATGCGCTTAATCATGCAGTGTGCAGATAAGGCCAACGAGTATATTGACGAGAAAAAACCCTGGTCGCTTGCCAAGCAAGAAGGCACTGAGCAAGAAGTGCAAGACGTGTGCTCGGTGGCGATTAATATCTTCCGTCAACTGATGGTTTATCTTGCGCCAGTACTACCTGAGCTGACTGCCAATGCCAAAGGATTCTTAAACATCGACGATTTAAGTTTTGCCAGTCATAACGAGTGGTTGCTTGGACATAAAATCAATAAGTTCAAACCTTTGATGCAGCGTATCGAAGAAAAAGACGTGACAGCGATGATTGAGGCTTCAAAAGCGTCATTAGCCCAAGCAGATGCTTCCGTTGCTAATGACTCAGTCGCTAACAACGACAGCAAAACAGCAGCCAAAAGCACGCCACCAGTGACAACAGATGCTGATCAAGCTGACCATATCGGTATCGAGGATTTTGCCAAAGTTGAGATGAAAGTGGCGCATGTCTTAGAGTGCAGCCATGTCGAAGGCGCGGACAAGCTACTGCAACTTACTCTAGATGTAGGCGAAGACAAGCCGCGCAATGTATTTAGCGGAATTCGTAAGTTTTATGAGCCTGAGCAATTGGTTGATAAAAAAGTGATTTGCGTGACCAATCTTGCCCCGCGTAAGATGAAATTCGGTGTCTCAGAAGGCATGGTATTGTCGACTGGTGATCCAAAGACTGGCCTGACGGTAGTCACTTTGCCTGATGCTTGTGTGGTTGGTGATAAGCTCGCTTAA
- a CDS encoding ABC transporter substrate-binding protein, with the protein MNIASTLRLSLYGAALSATLGLIGCSNSTDTAATTDETTATDKPAKTLAITQIVEHPSLDAMRRGIIDELADNGYIEGQNLTVNFQSAQGNTGTAGQIAKQFAGDMPDAIVAISTPSAQSVVASTTTVPVIYTAISDPVAAKLIDENDVPIQSNVTGLSSELPIEPQLDNILKIVPNAKTIGYVYSPGEVNSVVVLNQLKKAAPARGLQILDVTANRPTDVAMATRSLAGRVDVIYTSLDNNVVSAFEAMAGAANELDIPVIASDEFSVRRGATAALGVNDYDFGRTTGKMVYRVLNGEAVSDISPQIMNTLTLYASPKHAAEQGTTLTTELLNNAINVDTDTQTASK; encoded by the coding sequence ATGAATATTGCTTCTACTCTACGCCTTAGCCTATATGGTGCTGCCCTCAGCGCCACACTTGGATTGATCGGCTGCTCAAACTCTACAGACACTGCTGCAACGACTGATGAGACTACAGCCACTGACAAACCTGCCAAAACTTTGGCCATTACTCAAATCGTTGAGCACCCCTCATTGGATGCCATGCGCCGTGGTATCATCGATGAACTAGCGGACAATGGCTACATAGAGGGTCAAAACCTGACCGTCAACTTTCAGAGTGCACAAGGGAATACCGGTACAGCCGGTCAAATTGCCAAGCAGTTTGCAGGCGACATGCCTGATGCCATCGTTGCCATCTCTACCCCATCAGCACAATCCGTTGTTGCGTCGACCACGACTGTACCCGTTATTTATACCGCCATCTCTGACCCTGTCGCGGCCAAACTCATTGATGAAAACGACGTTCCTATTCAATCTAACGTGACTGGGTTATCCAGCGAGTTACCTATCGAGCCGCAGTTAGACAACATTCTCAAAATTGTACCCAATGCAAAAACCATTGGCTATGTCTATAGCCCAGGTGAGGTCAACTCCGTGGTGGTGCTCAATCAGCTTAAAAAAGCCGCACCAGCGCGTGGTCTTCAGATATTAGACGTGACAGCCAACCGCCCCACTGACGTTGCCATGGCAACACGTAGCCTTGCTGGTCGCGTAGATGTTATTTACACGTCACTAGATAATAACGTAGTATCTGCCTTTGAAGCGATGGCAGGCGCTGCAAATGAGCTAGACATCCCTGTGATTGCTTCAGACGAGTTTAGTGTGCGACGCGGCGCGACTGCGGCCCTTGGTGTCAACGATTATGACTTTGGACGCACCACTGGCAAAATGGTCTATCGAGTGCTAAATGGTGAAGCCGTCTCAGATATCTCACCACAAATCATGAATACATTAACTTTATATGCAAGCCCTAAGCACGCGGCTGAACAAGGCACGACCTTGACCACAGAGCTACTTAATAATGCCATTAATGTTGATACTGATACCCAAACTGCCAGCAAATAA
- a CDS encoding acetyl-CoA hydrolase/transferase family protein yields MSIDQIISNETAINNKTISVTEALKLVKNDQHIVTGLAAAEAKLFMENLHTIANDVENVTVTNCLSLYQNAFLDKQYKKSFNIDSLFFSPPMRKAHRHGNAEFVPNNLHLAGSDRLKHINPDIYVGAATPPDKHGFVSLSLSNTYEKQMIEKAKLVILEINHNYPRTFGDVEVHIDDIDYLIEADYDAPVLPDIEPNEKDLKIGALIAEQIQDGDTIQLGIGGIPNAVAACLQDKKNLGVHTEMMTSGMLDLIEQGVINGKKKSLHPGKVVFSFALGNQRLYEYLDNNPSVMVLKGSYVTDPYVISQNDNMVSINTAIEVDLTGQVCSESIGHVQFSGSGGQTDTALGAQMAKNGRSIIALYSTAMVKNEQGERVEVSKIVTTLKRGAIVTLSRNSIDMIATEYGIVRLQGTNIKERIERLISIAHPKFREALRQEAMDFGILIE; encoded by the coding sequence ATGAGTATCGATCAAATCATCAGCAATGAAACTGCCATTAATAATAAAACCATCAGCGTCACTGAGGCGCTAAAGCTGGTAAAAAACGATCAACATATCGTCACGGGTTTAGCGGCAGCTGAAGCTAAGCTGTTCATGGAAAACCTACATACCATAGCCAATGACGTCGAAAATGTGACCGTTACCAATTGCTTATCGCTCTATCAAAATGCTTTCTTGGATAAGCAGTACAAAAAATCATTCAATATTGATAGTCTCTTCTTCTCACCGCCCATGCGCAAAGCGCATAGGCATGGCAATGCTGAATTTGTACCGAACAATTTGCATTTAGCAGGCAGCGATAGACTTAAACATATCAACCCTGATATTTATGTCGGTGCTGCAACGCCGCCAGACAAGCACGGCTTTGTATCCTTGTCCTTGTCTAATACTTACGAAAAGCAAATGATTGAAAAAGCCAAGCTGGTCATTTTGGAGATTAACCACAATTATCCCAGAACCTTTGGTGATGTCGAGGTGCATATCGATGACATTGATTATTTGATTGAAGCGGATTACGATGCGCCTGTGCTGCCTGATATTGAGCCCAATGAGAAAGACCTAAAAATCGGCGCACTTATCGCCGAGCAGATTCAAGATGGTGACACCATTCAGCTTGGTATTGGCGGTATTCCAAATGCGGTTGCCGCCTGCTTACAAGATAAAAAGAATCTGGGTGTGCATACAGAAATGATGACCTCGGGCATGCTAGATTTAATCGAGCAAGGCGTTATCAACGGCAAGAAAAAGTCGCTGCATCCTGGCAAGGTGGTGTTTTCATTTGCGCTTGGCAATCAGAGGCTTTATGAATACTTGGACAACAACCCCTCAGTGATGGTGCTCAAAGGCTCTTACGTCACCGATCCTTATGTCATTAGCCAAAATGACAACATGGTCTCGATCAATACCGCCATAGAAGTGGATTTGACTGGGCAAGTTTGCTCTGAGTCTATTGGTCATGTGCAATTTAGCGGCTCAGGTGGTCAAACCGATACGGCTTTGGGTGCGCAGATGGCAAAAAACGGCAGAAGTATCATCGCTCTGTATTCAACGGCTATGGTCAAAAATGAGCAAGGCGAACGTGTGGAAGTCTCAAAAATCGTCACCACTCTCAAACGCGGCGCAATTGTCACCTTATCGCGTAATAGTATCGATATGATAGCGACTGAATATGGCATCGTCCGCTTGCAAGGCACCAATATAAAAGAGCGCATAGAGCGTCTCATTTCTATCGCGCATCCAAAGTTTCGAGAGGCACTGCGTCAGGAAGCAATGGATTTTGGCATACTGATAGAGTAA
- a CDS encoding response regulator transcription factor, with the protein MTSKQMPSDQISTLVDTDNLSNGLSDVRPESLVIHIIDDEESVRTSCDFLISSLGLPTEAWASAVEFLQQVDIHRPAVVVSDLMMPAMSGQELQAHLNDNDSPMALIALTGNGEIPDAVNMLKQGAADYLEKPINSRRLQEAITNAQALTIKRAKLYEIRKLYSELTDKEKQVADELMQGNINKVIADHLDVSVRTVEVHRSQVMKKMQAQHVSELIQKLVLLAE; encoded by the coding sequence ATGACTTCTAAGCAAATGCCAAGCGATCAGATAAGCACTCTAGTAGATACTGATAACTTATCGAATGGTCTGTCCGACGTTAGGCCTGAATCGTTAGTGATCCATATCATTGATGATGAGGAAAGCGTCCGCACCTCGTGTGATTTTTTGATCAGCAGTTTGGGATTACCAACTGAGGCGTGGGCAAGTGCAGTAGAGTTCTTGCAGCAAGTAGATATTCATAGGCCAGCGGTGGTGGTCAGCGATTTGATGATGCCAGCGATGAGCGGTCAGGAGCTGCAGGCTCATCTCAATGACAATGACAGCCCGATGGCACTGATTGCATTAACGGGCAATGGTGAAATCCCTGATGCGGTAAATATGCTCAAACAAGGCGCAGCAGACTATCTAGAAAAGCCCATTAACAGCCGCCGCTTACAAGAGGCGATTACAAACGCTCAAGCGCTCACCATCAAACGCGCAAAACTCTATGAGATTCGCAAACTTTATTCAGAGCTGACGGACAAAGAAAAGCAGGTAGCAGATGAGCTTATGCAAGGCAATATTAATAAAGTCATTGCCGACCACTTAGACGTATCAGTACGGACAGTGGAGGTGCATCGCTCGCAAGTGATGAAAAAAATGCAAGCGCAGCATGTCAGTGAGTTGATTCAGAAGCTGGTGTTGCTTGCGGAGTAG